Proteins from one Oryza sativa Japonica Group chromosome 12, ASM3414082v1 genomic window:
- the LOC112937467 gene encoding uncharacterized protein has translation MALRWAARRTAEQASETARVVVVRGLRGGGRGCSAAGPAEAGGVGEPDRGLDDEDDDSGAIAAARAKKASYAWIVGFCCQGNCKAIHQLLHFAVSDVSDDVRRTAVMALGFVLYNEPEQTPRIVSLLSESNNPHGAALEVD, from the exons atggcgctgag GTGGGCGGCGAGGAGAACGGCGGAGCAAGCGAGCGAGACGGCGAGGGTCGTTGTCGTCCGCGGCCTCCGTGGTGGTGGCCGTGGCTGCTCAGCGGCTGGCCCAGCAGAAGCAGGAGGAGTCGGAGAGCCCGACCGCGGgctcgacgacgaggacgacgactccggcgccatcgccgccgcgcgcgccaagAAGGCGTCGTACGCTTGGATAGTTGGATTTTGCTGCCAGGGGAACTGCAAAGCCATACACCAGCTGCTGCATTTTGCTGTATCAGACGTCAGTGATGATGTTCGGAGGACTGCAGTTATGGCTCTTGGATTTGTTCTGTACAATGAACCTGAGCAG ACTCCAAGAATTGTATCCCTGCTCTCTGAATCAAACAACCCACATGGTGCTGCTTTGGAAGTGGATTAA
- the LOC4352673 gene encoding uncharacterized protein LOC4352673 — protein sequence MVEQNVGFFCHSDDAGDFTVADINIHKGKAVELCVLNHYADCPQQPQWKVQILEMQQQPNQNHHLRGWWTDAVLPLHDSYLACVDCYHGIILIDVKTQRYFNYIPLPAEAMRGRRVDKYNPDPARSVSINIAGDITLVCIDDNAAAGGRNNSSAGSAFIKSWCLVDIHESRWIRYFTMEAGKFWDICSAANQPLLPHAPPTFPLVSMANPFAISFLLYDKANNFLLEDKGNGLYWMIEVDMRNQALLSPATLYISEEEEAEFLLPPATFFINGKEEDDERYLPMKYFYGHNFVPSWFPSYLKGGDTTSRMRSLMMQQAKQESAIEKIGREMMQKEKQERAMQKNGLEMGSNSWELSKMKGKQQMATESRGMEAHLSRPLAGLKIA from the exons ATGGTAGAGCAGAACGTCGGCTTCTTCTGCCACTCCGATGACGCCGGCGATTTCACGGTGGCGGACATCAACATCCATAAGGGTAAGGCCGTCGAGCTCTGCGTCCTCAACCACTATGCTGATTGCCCCCAACAACCCCAATGGAAGGTCCAGATCCTGGAGATGCAGCAGCAACCCAACCAAAACCACCACCTCAGAGGTTGGTGGACCGACGCCGTTCTTCCCCTGCACGACAGCTACCTCGCCTGCGTCGACTGCTACCATGGCATCATCCTCATCGACGTCAAGACCCAGCGTTACTTCAACTACATACCGCTGCCGGCAGAGGCGATGCGTGGCCGCCGCGTTGACAAGTACAACCCTGATCCAGCTCGTTCTGTCTCCATCAACATCGCTGGCGATATCACGCTTGTCTGCATAGATGACAATGCCGCAGCAGGAGGCCGCAACAACAGCTCTGCTGGCTCTGCTTTCATCAAGTCATGGTGTCTGGTCGACATCCACGAAAGTAGATGGATTCGTTATTTCACCATGGAAGCCGGCAAGTTCTGGGATATTTGCTCTGCCGCAAACCAGCCCCTCCTTCCACATGCGCCGCCTACTTTCCCCCTGGTGAGCATGGCTAATCCATTTgccatctccttcctcctctacGACAAGGCCAACAACTTCCTCCTCGAGGACAAGGGCAATGGCCTTTACTGGATGATTGAGGTGGACATGAGAAACCAAGCCCTGCTGTCACCAGCCACCCTCTACatcagtgaagaagaagaagcggaATTCCTGCTGCCACCAGCCACCTTCTTCATCAATggaaaagaagaagatgatgagagATACCTGCCcatgaaatatttttatggCCATAACTTCGTCCCCAGCTGGTTCCCCTCTTATTTGAAAGGTGGCGACACCACAAG TCGGATGCGGAGTTTAATGATGCAGCAGGCAAAACAAGAAAGTGCAATCGAAAAGATTGGACG TGAAATGATGCAGAAGGAAAAACAAGAGAGAGCAATGCAAAAGAATGGATTGGAGATGGGATCGAATAG TTGGGAACTAAGCAAAATGAAGGGAAAACAACAGATGGCAACGGAAAGTAGAGGAATGGAGGCTCACTTGAGCAGGCCGCTTGCTGGATTGAAGATTGCTTAA